The Microbacterium limosum genome contains a region encoding:
- a CDS encoding ABC transporter permease has protein sequence MTTAVGAPGSPRRYLHALWLLSARDLKVRYATSALGYLWSILDPLVMSAIYWFVFTQVFQRSVGEDPYIVFLITALLPWVWFNTAVGDFTRAFNKDAKLVRSTAIPRSIWVGRIVLSKGIEFLFSLPVLAIFAIVSGAAVGWGILLFPLAVALQVSLLVGLGLIVAPLCVLYSDLERTTKLILRALFYASPIIYSVGDLPGIFPQLAAFNPLSGIFILYRAAFFPDQWDTFAVAVGAAMSILFLLLGLVVFRALERPVLKEL, from the coding sequence GTGACCACCGCCGTCGGAGCCCCGGGATCGCCGCGGCGCTACCTCCACGCGCTGTGGCTGCTCTCCGCGCGCGATCTGAAGGTGCGATACGCCACGAGTGCGCTGGGGTATCTCTGGTCGATCCTCGACCCGCTCGTCATGAGCGCGATCTACTGGTTCGTCTTCACCCAGGTGTTCCAGCGCTCCGTCGGCGAGGACCCGTACATCGTCTTCCTCATCACCGCGCTGCTGCCCTGGGTATGGTTCAACACCGCCGTCGGCGACTTCACTCGGGCGTTCAACAAGGATGCCAAGCTCGTGCGCTCGACAGCGATCCCGCGATCGATCTGGGTCGGCCGCATCGTGTTGAGCAAGGGCATCGAGTTCCTGTTCTCGCTGCCGGTGCTCGCGATCTTCGCGATCGTGTCCGGCGCTGCGGTCGGGTGGGGCATCCTGCTCTTCCCCCTCGCGGTCGCCCTGCAGGTCTCGCTGCTCGTCGGGCTCGGGCTGATCGTGGCGCCGCTCTGCGTGCTCTATTCCGACCTGGAGCGCACGACGAAGCTGATCCTCCGCGCGCTCTTCTACGCGTCACCCATCATCTACAGCGTCGGGGACCTGCCGGGCATCTTCCCCCAGCTGGCAGCCTTCAATCCGCTCTCCGGGATCTTCATCCTCTACCGCGCCGCGTTCTTCCCCGACCAGTGGGACACGTTCGCCGTCGCGGTCGGCGCGGCGATGAGCATCTTGTTCCTCCTCCTCGGGCTCGTGGTCTTCCGGGCGCTCGAGCGACCCGTGCTGAAGGAGCTGTGA
- a CDS encoding ABC transporter ATP-binding protein — MAPPAIEVRDLGVRFRRNRRGRRSFKDLFSDSSRRARPGEFWALRDVSFDVQPGESIGVVGRNGQGKSTLLKLVAGVMLPDEGHVRVNGGVAPLIEITGGFVGDLTVRENVKLTAGLHGMNRAEVDRRFDGMIDFAELEDFVDTPYKHLSNGMKVRLAFSVVSQLEEPILLVDEVLAVGDKAFREKCYTRIDELLADGRTLFFVSHNERDLRRFCTRGLYLSKHHLAMDAPIDEVLARYNSDHSSP, encoded by the coding sequence ATGGCACCCCCCGCGATCGAGGTCCGCGACCTCGGCGTCCGCTTCCGACGGAACAGGCGCGGGCGGCGCAGCTTCAAGGACCTCTTTTCCGACTCGTCGAGGCGAGCGCGCCCGGGAGAGTTCTGGGCACTCCGCGACGTCTCCTTCGACGTGCAACCCGGGGAATCGATCGGCGTCGTGGGGCGCAACGGCCAGGGCAAGTCCACTCTTCTCAAACTCGTCGCGGGGGTGATGCTCCCCGACGAGGGCCATGTGCGGGTCAATGGGGGAGTGGCCCCGCTCATCGAGATCACCGGTGGGTTCGTCGGCGACCTGACGGTACGGGAGAACGTGAAGCTCACGGCGGGACTCCACGGGATGAATCGCGCCGAGGTGGATCGCCGCTTCGACGGGATGATCGACTTCGCGGAGCTCGAGGACTTCGTCGACACTCCGTACAAGCACCTGTCCAACGGGATGAAGGTGCGGCTCGCATTCAGCGTCGTCTCACAGCTCGAGGAGCCGATCCTCCTCGTCGATGAGGTGCTCGCCGTGGGGGACAAGGCCTTCCGCGAGAAGTGCTACACGCGCATCGACGAGCTGCTGGCCGACGGGCGCACGCTCTTCTTCGTCTCTCACAACGAGCGCGACCTGCGGCGCTTCTGCACCCGTGGTCTGTACCTCAGCAAGCATCACCTCGCGATGGACGCGCCGATCGACGAGGTGCTGGCGCGGTACAACTCCGACCACAGCAGTCCCTAG
- a CDS encoding glycosyltransferase family 2 protein — protein sequence MTSPETTPQSRTGSAFDPASATIAIVTYNRSGLLSRLLESIASMDPQPGHVVVIDNASVDDTTDVVESFRDRLGTELVYRRLDTNTGGSGGFSEGMRTAYDLGSTWIWLMDDDVEVIPDGLARMGAWAPRFKSVQGRRYDYDGSEFYWQYRLSIPLGIPIPFAPADFDERGYREMNSGCFEGMFIHRDIVEKIGLPDPRFFIYWDDSVYGWLASQHTTSVIVNEFVLKRTREIKQWDMGIRHLNASSNAYRYYIMRNRGHMKHYFQTHGAYRPVRFAAGTALTFAKELIRLFFVERTVRGTSNLFRGMRDGLRLARDRSWSPMPPLTPRG from the coding sequence GTGACATCGCCGGAGACCACACCCCAGAGCCGCACCGGCTCCGCGTTCGATCCGGCCTCGGCGACCATCGCGATCGTGACGTACAACCGCTCGGGCCTGCTCTCCCGGCTCCTCGAGTCGATCGCCTCGATGGACCCGCAGCCCGGCCACGTCGTCGTGATCGACAACGCATCGGTGGATGACACGACGGACGTCGTCGAGTCCTTCCGCGACCGGCTCGGAACGGAGCTCGTCTACCGCCGCCTCGACACCAACACCGGCGGATCGGGCGGGTTCAGCGAGGGCATGCGCACGGCGTACGACCTGGGGTCGACGTGGATCTGGCTCATGGACGACGACGTCGAGGTCATCCCCGATGGTCTCGCGCGGATGGGAGCCTGGGCCCCGCGCTTCAAGAGCGTCCAGGGGCGCCGTTACGACTACGACGGCAGCGAGTTCTACTGGCAGTACCGCCTGTCGATCCCCCTCGGCATCCCGATCCCCTTCGCCCCCGCGGATTTCGACGAACGGGGCTACCGCGAGATGAACTCGGGATGCTTCGAGGGCATGTTCATCCACCGCGACATCGTCGAGAAGATCGGCCTCCCGGACCCTCGCTTCTTCATCTACTGGGACGACTCGGTGTACGGCTGGCTCGCCTCGCAGCACACCACCTCGGTGATCGTGAACGAGTTCGTCCTCAAGCGCACGCGCGAGATCAAGCAGTGGGACATGGGCATCCGTCATCTCAACGCCTCGAGCAACGCGTACCGGTACTACATCATGCGCAACCGCGGGCACATGAAGCACTACTTCCAGACCCACGGCGCGTACCGGCCGGTGAGGTTCGCGGCAGGTACGGCTCTGACCTTCGCGAAGGAGCTCATCCGGCTGTTCTTCGTCGAGCGCACGGTGCGCGGCACGAGCAACCTCTTCCGAGGGATGCGCGACGGGCTCCGCCTCGCGCGTGACCGCTCGTGGTCGCCGATGCCGCCGCTCACGCCTCGAGGCTGA
- a CDS encoding nucleoside deaminase: MTDELTDTDREHLRTAIRVADQSRKDGAHPFGAIVVDAVGRTVASFGNNSLSPHGDPTQHAEMRAVAAASRSLGAAGMAGSTLFTSAEPCVMCAGAAYWSGIDRVVYALSERRLLELTGAHPENPTFSLPCREVFARGQREIAVVGPVLEDEAAAAHRGFWR, translated from the coding sequence ATGACAGATGAACTCACCGACACTGATCGAGAGCACCTGCGCACTGCGATCCGCGTCGCCGACCAGTCGCGGAAAGACGGAGCGCACCCTTTCGGGGCGATCGTCGTCGACGCGGTCGGCCGAACCGTCGCGTCCTTCGGTAACAACTCCTTATCGCCACATGGTGACCCCACTCAGCACGCCGAGATGCGGGCGGTCGCCGCGGCGTCGCGGTCACTCGGCGCCGCGGGTATGGCGGGCTCGACGCTCTTCACCAGCGCGGAGCCGTGCGTCATGTGCGCCGGCGCCGCGTACTGGAGCGGCATCGACCGCGTCGTCTACGCCCTCTCGGAACGGCGACTGCTCGAGCTGACCGGCGCGCATCCCGAGAACCCCACGTTCTCGCTCCCCTGCCGCGAGGTGTTCGCCCGGGGACAGCGCGAGATCGCCGTGGTCGGTCCGGTCCTCGAAGACGAGGCCGCGGCCGCTCATCGCGGCTTCTGGCGGTAA
- a CDS encoding NAD-dependent epimerase/dehydratase family protein, whose amino-acid sequence MTALVTGAAGFIGSTLVRSLTSRGITVRGVDNFDSYYDPSLKERNAASLGHPDFTLVRADLSKDRLEDVLEGVSVIYHLAGRPGVRGSWGRDFDFYTAANITATQRLLEYATASARPPRIVYASSSSVYGDAEIYPTHETARPSPRSPYGVTKLAGEHLCSLYAANFGVPTVALRFFTVYGPRQRPDMAFTRFLRAALTREPVPLYGSGEQVRDFTYVGDIVRAIAAAGEADVPAGSVLNVSGGGSHSVNEVLDVIERLVGTNVPVDRRARADGDVMRTGADTRSITELLGWRPRVSLEDGLAAQLAWVREAVSNGSLAAV is encoded by the coding sequence ATGACAGCTCTCGTCACCGGCGCGGCCGGCTTCATCGGTAGCACGCTGGTCCGGTCGCTGACGAGCCGAGGCATCACGGTAAGAGGGGTCGACAACTTCGACAGCTACTACGACCCGAGCCTCAAGGAGCGGAACGCGGCTTCGCTCGGGCACCCCGACTTCACGCTGGTGCGAGCCGATCTGAGCAAGGACCGTCTGGAGGACGTGCTGGAGGGGGTGAGCGTCATCTACCATCTGGCCGGGCGACCCGGGGTGCGAGGATCCTGGGGGCGGGACTTCGACTTCTACACGGCAGCGAACATCACGGCGACACAACGGCTCCTCGAGTACGCGACCGCATCGGCACGCCCACCCCGTATCGTCTACGCATCCTCATCCTCCGTGTACGGCGACGCCGAGATCTACCCGACCCACGAGACGGCTCGCCCGAGCCCGCGCAGCCCATACGGGGTGACGAAACTGGCGGGGGAACACCTGTGCTCGCTGTACGCGGCAAACTTCGGCGTTCCCACCGTGGCTCTGAGGTTCTTCACCGTGTATGGTCCACGACAGCGGCCCGACATGGCCTTCACGCGCTTCCTCCGCGCCGCGTTGACCCGGGAACCCGTCCCCCTCTACGGCAGCGGCGAGCAGGTGCGCGACTTCACCTATGTCGGAGACATCGTCCGTGCAATCGCCGCCGCGGGCGAGGCAGATGTCCCCGCGGGAAGCGTTCTGAATGTCTCGGGCGGCGGGAGCCACTCCGTCAACGAGGTTCTCGACGTCATCGAGCGTCTGGTCGGCACGAACGTCCCCGTTGACCGAAGGGCACGGGCGGACGGGGATGTGATGCGCACGGGAGCGGATACCCGGTCGATCACGGAACTGCTCGGCTGGAGACCGAGGGTCTCCCTCGAGGACGGCCTGGCAGCGCAGCTTGCCTGGGTCCGCGAGGCGGTATCGAACGGATCCCTCGCGGCCGTGTGA
- a CDS encoding CAP domain-containing protein, with amino-acid sequence MVFLICAISLPHQAHASPSVSTAGPAVARAQVVLGEEAARRYILAETNEARSAAGLAPVSAHEVLNEVAQSCSQTQAANDAMAHCTGYQSRYPVGWTAASENVAMGYSVESVVDGWMNSEGHRANILRADATHLGIGYAVSSSGRPYYTQNFASYPRAVGVAAEVPIFRFYSPAYRGHFYTASAAERDMIRERWADVWNYEGSAYTAFTTQVPGTVPLFRFWSAEYAGHFYTAHAGERDEVIRRWPDVWSYEGVAYYVYPSESTVPQTVPVARFWGPTVRHHFYTASPGESDYVRQNWSSTWVYESTAFRVPAAGAPPR; translated from the coding sequence ATGGTCTTCTTGATCTGTGCGATCAGTCTTCCGCACCAGGCCCACGCTTCCCCCTCCGTCTCCACCGCGGGCCCGGCGGTCGCGCGGGCGCAAGTCGTCTTAGGCGAGGAAGCGGCGCGCCGGTACATTCTCGCGGAGACCAACGAAGCGCGATCCGCGGCGGGGTTGGCTCCGGTGTCGGCTCATGAGGTGCTGAACGAGGTGGCGCAGTCGTGTTCGCAGACGCAGGCTGCGAACGACGCCATGGCTCACTGCACGGGCTATCAGTCGCGGTACCCGGTCGGATGGACTGCAGCCTCCGAGAATGTCGCGATGGGATATTCGGTCGAGTCTGTCGTCGATGGATGGATGAATTCCGAGGGACATCGGGCGAACATCCTGCGTGCAGATGCGACGCATCTCGGCATCGGCTATGCGGTCTCTTCGAGCGGACGCCCGTACTACACGCAGAACTTCGCCAGCTACCCGCGAGCGGTCGGTGTGGCCGCCGAGGTGCCGATCTTCCGCTTCTACAGCCCCGCGTATCGCGGCCACTTCTACACAGCCAGCGCAGCCGAGCGCGACATGATCCGGGAGCGGTGGGCCGATGTCTGGAACTACGAGGGTTCTGCCTATACAGCGTTCACGACTCAGGTGCCCGGGACCGTTCCTCTCTTCCGGTTCTGGAGCGCGGAGTACGCCGGCCATTTCTACACGGCTCATGCGGGCGAGCGAGACGAAGTGATCCGGAGGTGGCCGGACGTCTGGTCGTACGAGGGTGTGGCCTATTACGTCTATCCGTCCGAATCGACTGTGCCGCAGACCGTGCCCGTCGCACGCTTCTGGGGCCCGACCGTTCGGCATCACTTCTACACCGCGAGCCCCGGCGAAAGCGACTACGTTCGCCAGAACTGGTCGTCGACCTGGGTCTACGAATCGACCGCTTTTCGGGTTCCTGCTGCCGGCGCCCCGCCGCGCTGA
- a CDS encoding glycosyltransferase domain-containing protein yields MKVCVYTTLLGGYDDLLEQDVAAGSEADFICFTDDADVRSETWRTHLVSPRYPQDIHRSSRVYKILGHELLREYDATLCIDASVKLRATPEKIIEDWLEDGVDVAMAAHSFRESVLAEFDEVIRLNYDDRFRVYEQLNDYAVSYPDVLAMRPRWGGMIVRRRSESVDRAMRTWFDHVLRYSRRDQLSLLVGLLEEDVALRTLEVDNFDSVYHEWPVIAGRKVERGKAPALPSGPLIADLRRARARIEELELALEELDADTVNTLRHRVEQLTNEISEGVAERSRLEAQIDALRRQVWEREVELARSTGISSSARALVRAVGMRLQRGTRQRPS; encoded by the coding sequence ATGAAGGTGTGCGTCTACACAACACTCCTCGGGGGGTACGATGACCTGCTCGAGCAGGACGTCGCCGCCGGTAGCGAGGCGGATTTCATCTGCTTCACCGACGACGCGGACGTTCGGTCGGAGACGTGGCGCACCCACCTCGTCTCTCCGCGGTACCCGCAGGATATCCACCGCAGTTCCCGGGTCTACAAGATCCTGGGGCACGAGCTCTTGCGCGAATACGATGCGACCCTCTGCATAGACGCCTCCGTGAAGCTCCGGGCAACGCCCGAGAAGATCATCGAGGACTGGCTCGAGGACGGCGTCGACGTGGCGATGGCGGCTCACAGCTTCCGCGAATCGGTGCTGGCGGAGTTCGACGAGGTCATCCGGCTCAACTACGACGACCGCTTCCGGGTCTACGAACAGCTCAACGACTACGCCGTCTCATACCCCGATGTCCTGGCGATGAGGCCCCGCTGGGGAGGGATGATCGTCCGCCGTCGGTCGGAGTCCGTGGACAGAGCCATGCGTACGTGGTTCGACCACGTTCTTCGATACTCCCGACGCGACCAGCTGTCGCTGCTCGTCGGCCTCCTGGAGGAGGACGTCGCGCTTCGCACGCTCGAGGTCGACAACTTCGACTCCGTGTATCACGAATGGCCGGTCATCGCGGGGAGAAAGGTCGAGCGGGGTAAAGCACCCGCGCTGCCGAGTGGTCCGCTCATCGCCGACCTCAGAAGAGCGCGCGCGCGGATCGAGGAGCTCGAGCTCGCGCTGGAGGAGCTCGATGCCGACACGGTGAACACCCTTCGTCACCGGGTCGAGCAGCTCACCAACGAGATCTCTGAGGGAGTCGCGGAGCGCTCGAGACTCGAAGCTCAGATTGACGCGCTGCGGCGTCAGGTCTGGGAGAGGGAGGTCGAGCTGGCGCGTTCGACGGGCATCTCCTCCTCCGCGCGAGCGCTTGTCCGGGCGGTCGGGATGCGCCTGCAGCGGGGTACCCGGCAACGACCTAGCTGA